Within Desulfolithobacter dissulfuricans, the genomic segment TTCCACGGCCGCCTCGACCTCGGTGGCCGTATATCGGCGATGCAGCATCAGCACCGATAGAAAATCCTTGATCCCCCGGGTCTCCCCCTGGGCCTGCTGAAATCGTTCCAGAAGACTCTCGTAGCAGGCGGGCCACCTAGACCGCCACTGGCGAATGGGACGGGCGCTGTCAAAGGCCATGGGACGCTGCCGGAGCAGGTCCAGGTAATGGTCGGGATCCAGCTGCCACTTATTGTTGCCAAATACCCGCTCATGTTCGGCAACCTTTTGGCTCCTCAGGTAAATGGATACTCTGTCCACGCCAAGCAGGATGCTGACCTGATGCCCGACCAGGCTGGTCGGGACCGAATAGCGGTTCTTGTCGACAATCACGGTCCCAAACTTGTCCACCTTTCCGCTTGTGGATAACTGGTTGCTGTATACCTGGGCAGGCAGGGTAAGAAGCCGCTCCTTCTCCATGGCATGGAGCTCATTCACGGTGTGCTCCCGGCCTGATATGATATGTCCACCATAGGCCTGGCACCGTTTGAGGAGATTCCTGTTGAGTTCTTCCAGGCTGTCAACAACCGGGATGGGAACCAGGTAGTTGCGCCGGGAAAAACCCACCAGACCTTCGACGCCGCCCTTCTCATTGCCCGCGGCCGGATTGGTGAAGCGTGCCTCGAAGTTGTGGTAGCTCCGAAATTTGACAAACGACTCCTGCTCGATGCGGTTACGCCCCTGCAGGACCTTGCGCACAGCCGTGGTCAGGTTGTCATAGATCAGGACAGGGAAAATACCCCCGAAAAACTGAAAACCATGCTGGTGGGCATCGAAAAAAGCCTGCTGACGTTCACATGGATAGGCGCGGACAAAGTGTTTGCCCGAGTACCTGGACCGCATGCAGAACAGCTTAATCGTCTGCCTCTTCCCGCCAAGCACCACCGTGGCCGTGCCCCAGTCAACTTCAGCCTCCAGCCCGGCTTCAGGATCACAGGGGATAAAGGCCCCGGGGACGTTCAGCCCCAGCCGGGCTTTTGCAATCCTCACATAGCGACGGACTGTCGACTCACCTCCGCTATAGCCATATTCCTCGACAAGACGGTGGTAAATCCGACGGGAGGTATGTCGCTGCTTCTTCGGAACAGCCCTGTCACCTTCCAGCCAACCGTCTATCACCTCAAGATACCTCCCTAATACAGGATACGGCTGATTCTTCCGTTCACTGTAGCCCCAAGGTTCTCCCCGAAGCGCTTTCTTCACTGTATTGCGGGAATGTCCGGTCATCCTCGACAACTCACTGATGTTCTTGCCATACACTCGATGGGCCGTCCGTATGAACTCGTACTGATCCATGCTGAGCAACTCCTCTCCTCCCTGGTTATGGTTTTTCCTCCTACCATAACACACGGAAATTCTGCGCTCAGGGTGGTCAATTTTCCGTTAGCACAACACCTCTTTTCTGGTCAATTTTAGGTTAGCACAACCACGGAGGTATCGCTCATGATTTTAATAATCTTTTGACAGTTATAAATGGATATGCCGAGATGGCATTAATGCGGATCGATGAAAACAATCCACTGTATAATGCTGTTACGTCGATACGGCAAGCCGGAAAAAAAGCTGAAAATTTAACCAGTCAATTGTTGGCATTCAGCCGAAAACAAATATATAAGCCTGAAGTACTGAATATTAATAATGCTATTAAATCATTGGACAATATGCTGCCAGCAATTCCCGGAGGACGCTGAATCCCTGATATAATGCAATTTGTCAAAAGTCCTTTCGTAAACTTTATGCAAATTTTTACGGTGAATGTTAAATTTTTCTTGACATATCAATGAGTTAGCGATTTCCGCCTTTTTGTAAGAAAAACAATAACTTACAAGGAGGCGACCATGTCGAACCAAATCAGAACAATCGTGAAAGCAAGCATCAGACAAGCCGCACATATCGAGCAGATCAGGTTGCGCAAGGACCTGAATGCGGATGCTCTGTTTGCAACAATGCGCTCTGGATTTGAAAAAATCAAGGACCATCGTCCAGGTCAGGTCAAGCATACGCTGGCCGATACGCTCATGTCGGCTTTTGCCATGTTTTCCCTGAAAGATCCGTCGTTGCTGGCTTTTGATTGCCGACGGCTCGACGACCCCGATAATCTGAAGACCATCTACGGCATGGCTACGATTCCCAGCGACACATCCATGCGTGAGATTCTCGACCCGGTTGACCCTACTCTCCTCAGACCGCTGTTCAAGGACGCCTTTCGTCCGTTACAGCGAGGCAAGGTGCTGGAGAAGATGGTCTTCATGGAAGAGGGATACTTGCTCAACCTGGACGGTACCGGTTATTTTTCTTCCAGTAAGCTGTATTCTCCGGCCTGCCTGGAAAAGAAGAGCCGCAGTGGTAAAATAACCTACCATTTACAAGCGGTTGGCGCAGCCGTTGTTCATCCTGGATTCCGGGAGATGATCCCTCTTTGTCCGGAGATCATCAGGAAGCAGGACGGCACCACCAAACAGGATTGTGAACGAAACGCCGTCAGAAGGATGCTGGTCAAACTGCGCCAGGATCATCCTCACCTGAAGTTCATCGTCAACGAGGATTCCCTGGCCTCCAACGCACCGCATATCAGAGACCTGCGGGAACTGGGTTTCCGTTACATCCTGGGTGTCAAAGAGGGGGACCATAAGTTTCTCTTTGAATACGTTGATCAGGCCGTGGAGGACGGTCAGGCAGTGGAGTTGGTTCTTCCCGATACAAAGAAAGAGGAGATATCCCACTGTTTCCGCATTGTCTACCATGCTCCGCTCAATAAGGGCAACCAGGACATCCGGGTCACCTTTGTCGAGTATTGGGAGGATAATCCCAAGAGAAAGAAGCCGTTGCGCTTCAGCTGGATAACCGATCTGTCCGTAACACCGGACAATGTGTACCAGTTCATGCGTGGTGCCCGGGCCCGGTGGAAGATAGAGAATGAGACCTTCAACACCTTGAAGAACCAGGGGTACCAGTTTGGCCATAATTTTGGCCTTGGCAAACAGCACTTGAGTGAGGTGTTTGTACACCTTATGATGCTGGCCTTTCTGGTGGATCAGATTCAGCAGCTATGCTGCCCATTGTTTAAAGCAGCCCGTAAGCTGTATCGCACCAATCGATCCTTCTGGGAAAAGGTTCGATACCATTTCTACGGTTATGTTCTCAAAACCATGGAGGAATTGTATTATACCCTGTTACTGGCACGCCGACGTAACCTTACCTCATAGACGGGAGAGGTTATATCGCTATTTCAAAGATCAGGCCTTCCGGTTGAAAAATAACAACCGGGGGCGGATGGACACGTCTGTCCAAAAAACGGAATTTTTACCTTCCGGCAGGCAAAATACTGCAAATATGTCGACAGGAAGAGCTGGTTTTACCTCTCGGCTTGTTTCCTCGACTGAAAAATCAACTCTTCGGCGGTCGATTGTGACCTTCCGGGAATAGCTGATATGCTGCGTAGGTTGATATGGGAAGATATTAGCATCAAGACTATCTTAGCTGAAGATCTTCCGAATATCAAAGCTGATAAATCTCAAATAGATCAAATATTAATTAATCTGGTGCTAAATGCACGTGATGCACTTGGTGCTGTTTTAGAGCCAAATTTTAAGAAAAAAATAATAATTGAAACTGGAAATGTTATACTTGATAATGAAGATGTCTCAAGTCATTCCGGAGGTAAAAAAGGCCAGCATGTTTTTTTTGCTGTTTCCGATAACGGAATTGGTATGACCAAAGAAACAAAGAGACAAATATTTGAACCGTTTTTCACAGCGAAAGAAAAAGGTACTGGCTTAGGCTTGTCGATGGTATATGGAATCGTCAAGCAAAATAATGGCAGCATCTACGTCTATACCGAGCCAGACGAAGGGACGATGTTTAAAATATATTGGCCTGTATGCAACGAGGAAGTTTCTCTTGAAAAAAATATTCATGAAGAAACTGTAAAATTGTCAAGCAATGAAACTATTTTATTAGTTGAAGATGACGAAAATGTTCGTAACTTTGCAAGTGTAACGCTGGAATCTTTAGGCTACAAAGTTTACCAGGCATCAAATGGCAGAATTGCTTTAGATTTAATACATTCAGGTGAATGTAAGTTTGACCTGATTTTAACAGATTTAATCATGCCAGAAATGAACGGCAAGGAGCTTGTGGAACAAGTTAAAAAAATATTACCTGAATCTAAAGTGATTTACGTATCAGGATATACTGATAATCACATTGTGCACAACGGATTATTGGAGGAAGGTGTAAAATTTCTCCATAAACCATATTCTGTAGATTCACTTGCAAAAATTATCAGGCAAGTGTTGGATCAAAAATAGATCTTTTATCTGTACCAGCATCTGACTGTGGTAAGGTTGCTGATGCAAAGATAAAGAAGAACCAAGAGACAGGAGTATGTCTGTCCCTTTCTTCTCCTCAACACGTAAACAATCCAATCACTTGGCAGTAGCGGAGAAAAATTGCCATTTGCTGTCCCACAACCAGGCCGGTTCTGGCCGGTTACCTGTACAAAGGCGAGATTATATTGACGTGCGTGTTCCGTACGCGGATGATTGTCCCTGGCCAACTCTTCGAATGTTGGAATTAAATTCGTCTGGTGAGGCTACTCCTGAAATCCTTTCTGCACTTCCCCTTGTTCTCCATCCAACTGATTGCCTACCAGTTATTTTCATTTATGAATCTTGTACTTGCTGATCTGCAATAAAAACTTCCTTTTGTAACCATTTTGTTACCTTTAGTGTGTTATCAATAATAAAGGACTGCAGTATGGAACCATAAGTTGTGAAATCAACTGGTTGCTTATCAATGAAATAGTCTGAGAGGGTTACGGTAATACTGGATGACCCGGTATTCTAGCGGAGATCTGAACGTGTTTTCATAATGGTTGGGGCCATATCGTTAGGGTATTTTGGCTTCAGGCTGTATGAGCTTGGCATTGGAAAGGGGCAGAGCAATCACAAAGTTCAATCATATTTTCTTAAATTGGTCCTTTCCGGTCAGGTCCGGCTGGGGGCATATCTTCTCGACAAGGACGGCAACACGCATGGCGAAGGATTTTATCCGACCTTTGCCCAGCCAGACGGGGAGACCCAGATGCATGTTGCCTGGGAGAGAAGTCGGTCTCGCTACCTCTTTATCGGTGCTTCCGAAAATTCAGTGGGTAAATCCCCTGGTTTCATTTCCTCAACCACCCCTTCAGGTTGATTGTGAGGGTAGTTGAGGGAATGAAACCAGTTCCCACCTGGCTCCTGGTAGCGATTTTCAGGCTATCACGCTACATTTACCTCCAAACCATGAATTCCGGAGGAGTGATATGCGTGATATTGACCTGTACTATCATCTGTTAGGCCTGGAAAAGCCATGGTCTGTTGCCCGTGTTGAACTTGATCCTGGTTCCCAGAGGGTAGATATCTGGGTTGACCATCCCCGGGGCGAGAAATGGCCCTGCCCGGAATGTGGAAAGCCCGGAAACCTGCATGACCATGCCGAAGAAAGAACGTGGCGCCATCTGGACAGCTGCCAGTTTCAGACCTTTCTTCATGCAAGACCACCACGGATGAAGTGTTCCAGGCATGGTGTGCGCCGTGTACGGCTGCCATGGGCCGAACCACATGCCAGGTTCACCCTGCTGTTTGAAGGGTTTGCTATCGATGTCCTGCTGCACACCTCTATACAGGCGGCCAGGCGTATCCTGAGGGTCAGCTGGGATGAGGCGTACCATCTCATGGAACGCGCCGTGACCAGGGGACTCAGACGAAAGGGGTGCAAGACCATTCCTGTTATCGGGGTTGACGAGAAGTCGGTCGGCAAGGGCCAGCGGAACTACGTCACCGTGGTCAGTGACCTTGGCCGCAGCACGGTGGAAGAGGTTATCGTTGGCCGGAGCAGCAGGAGCCTGGAAACATATTTTCAGCAGCTGACGCCACAGCAGCGGGATACCATTGAAGCTGTCTCCATGGACATGTCCAGTGCCTATATCTCGGCGGTGGAGAAAACGTGGCCGGAGGACGGGAGGGACAAGATCGTTTTTGACCGTTTTCACGTGATGAAACAGCTTGGTGATGCAGTGGACAAGGTGCGAAGACAGGAGCACAAGGCCCTGCTTCGGGCAGGCAGCAGCCTGCTCACCGGAACCAGATATATCTGGCTCTATGCCAGGGAGAACCTGCCTGAAAAGTACTGGAACAGGTTCTTCCGTCTGACAGGAGTTTATAGGGATTCACCATTTTTAACAAAAAAACTTCAAGAATTCAGCTAGTTGCTTTCACAAAACATGTAAGACCCTACACGCCTCCCAAGATTTCATCCCAAAAAAATATAGAAAAACAAGATAATGGGCGTTTTTCGCTTGCACATGTAAGACCCTACTGATATCTTGTGGATATGGCACACCTGCATAAAAAGATGAAAAAGGGAAGGCCCTACTATTATGTCCGGGAGATCGCGCGGGTCGACGGCAAACCCAAGGTCATCAATCAGATATACCTGGGGTCACCTGAACGTATTCTCGAGATGGCACAGGGCGGCAACAGCATGCCCAAAAAAATCCAGGCGCAAGCCTTTGGTGCACTCTGGCTCGCGAATCTCGTTGAAAAGGAAATAGACCTTGCCGGTCTGATTGACGGGATCGTGGCTGAAGAAAAAGATAATGCGCCATCTGTGGGCGAATATTTTCTCTATGCCGTCTATAACCGGATGATCCAGGCCTGTTCGAAACGGGCAATGCCGGGATGGTATAAGGCCACTGCCATCCAGCATATTCGCCCTGTTCAGATTGACGAGCTCAACTCACAGATGTTCTGGTTCAAATGGAATCAGGTTGGAGAGCGGCAACTGCAGCAGATCGCGAAGGATTTTCTTCGGCGCATCTCCAGGATAGAGTCCTCGTCTTCAGACTGCTTCATGTTTGACACAACCAATTACTACACCTTTATGGCCACAGATACCGAGTCGGTACTGGCCCAGAGGGGGAAAAGCAAGGAAGGGCGCAACTGGTTACGCCAGATAGGCGTTGCTCTTCTTGTCAGTCGGGATAAACGAATCCCGCTCTATTACAGGGAATACGAAGGCAATCGGCACGACTCAAAAATGTTTCTTCAGACCATGGAGGATATGTTCAGGGTCATGCGCGACTCTGCTGGGGAAGATGGTGCCTTGACCGTTGTCTTTGACAAGGGAATGAACAGTGAGGATAATATCGCCGCCATCGATGCCAGGGAAGGTGTCAACTTTATCACCACATATTCAACCCATTATGCTGACCATCTTGTCCATGTCGATCTGGACAGATTCAAGCCTGTTGATACTCGGAAAAACCGGAAACTTGCTCAAAAGGGCAGAGAAGATGACCGGTTGCTGGCCTGGCGGACTCAAGGTGAATACTGGGGGCGGAAGCGCACAGTGGTGGTTACATACAATCCACTGACGGCCGCAAAACAGCGTTACGCCTTTGAAAAAAAGATGCTTCGCCTTCAGGATACCCTGTTTGAATTTCAATCCAGGGTCAACAGGCAGGCCCCGTACTGGCGTAAGCAATCAGTTGTTCTCAAGCGGTACATGGACATCTGCTCGGAGTTGCACATCCCGTCAGACCTGTACAAGGTTGAATTTTATGTTACAGACAAGCGGCTCAGAATGAATTTTCGAAAGAACCATTACCGGATTGGGCGCTATATTGACCGGTTTGGCAAGAATATCATCATTACCAATATAACCGACTGGTCAACCGATGAAATCGTCCAGGCAAGCCTGGACCGCTGGACTGTTGAGGATGCTTTCCGGCTGACAAAAGATGAGTCACAGGTGGCGCTCAGGCCGGTACGTCATTGGACTGACAGCAAGATCAGGTGCCACATCTTCACCTGCATAGCAGCCCTGGCACTCCTGCGCATCATCGAATTAAGGCTCAGGAAGGCAGGTGTTAACATGACAGCCAAGGCAGCTATGCGCCATATGGGCAATTTGCACTCCTGCCTTCTGTGGTTACCCGGAAAAAGGAAAGCCGTACGTATGCTGGAAGAACCGGACGAGGCTCAGGCTGATATTATGCGGGCATTTGGATGGAAAATAGCCGGTGGGGTCTTACAGGAAATATAGATTTATCACTCTGGAATACCGTCATTTTAATGAAAAAGTATGGAGGATTCTATAAACTCCTGTCTGAAGGATGCTGATCTGAAAACAGCGCGAGCCTGGGCCCTCAAGGAGAACATTCGAAAATTGTGGGATTATAAATGTTCGCATTGGGCCTGGCACCACTGGAAGCGATGGTTTTTCTGGGCAACCCACAGCCGTCTTGAACCTGTGAGAAAAGCGGCCTATACCCTGAAGAACCATCTGTATGGAATCATGAATTATTTTAAACATCGCATTACCAATGGTGCCGCCGAGGGAATCAACTCCCGGATCGCAACCCTGCTGAAAACAGCCTGTGGTTTTCGGAACAAGGCCCGCCTGAGGATTGCTATCCTCTTTCACTTTGGCGGCCTCGAAATGTATCCCGTTACCCACTGAAAACCCGGAAGGACCTCTTTATCTGGATGTATGAATCGTACAAAAGCGAATCCTATAGTCGGCCCGGGTGTGTACAAGGAGGTGATCAGGGGGAAGGGGAGTTGTTTTTCCGAGGACGCGGGCGGATACCACTTCGCCGTGTCGTCCAGAAACTTGGCTGGGGCACGTTAGGTAACTTATTCATACACTGACAACCAGTTGGTTTATCTGATGGGGGTGCTGGAATGGCTGGAACGATAGTTGGTATTGCAATCGCCGGATCAAACGACCGCTGTTATGCCTGGTACCGGGACGGGACCGTCAGCTCAGGGGCCAGTTCGGACCTGGACAGATACGCCAAGCCGTACGAATACGCGATCCGCTTGCTCCTGACAAGCGGCGAGCTACGGAAAATTCTCAAGAACAGCCTAGGAGACAACCTCAACAAAACATGCCGCTTTCTCTTTGCAGATGGCACGTATTATTGCAGCCCGCGCAGTGACATCGACAGGCTGGTACGCGACAGCAGTATCGACAGGACTAGGTGGATAACGGAAAAACATGACTGTGACGATTTTGCCCTGTCGCTCAAGTACGATTTTGTCCGGGACGCCTACCTGGACGGTAAAAGAAGGTATCCCCACAGCCTGGGGATCCTCTGGGGCAGGGCCCTGAAGGAAGTGTTAATGATCACCTAATGGAGCCATCCATGATCGGGTTAATGAGGCCACTTTCAGGTGGTCATTTTGGGCTCTCGAACGTGGTTAATTTTTAGACGATTTTTCTGTTTTTTCCACCTCCTTTTTTTGGGGTTTTGGCAGTGGTTTTGTGGTCCGGTAACTTTTGCCATCGAGGACCACGCAATAGGCGCCATGGCGTATGCGGTCGATGGTGGCTGCACCCAGCAGTTTGTTGGGAAAGGCGTCACGCCATTCGGACAGATCCAGGTTACTGGTGATGATGGTCGAACGTCGTTCATACCGTTCGCCGATCAGGTCGTGGATATCCTCGTCCTGGGGTGTGCGGAGAGGCTTGAGTCCAAAATCGTCGATGATCAGCAGGTCGACCTTGGCCAGGGTATTCAGGCGCCGGTCGTAAGTGTTGGTGGCCCGGGCGGCCTGGAGCTGACCGAGCAGTTTTGTCTGGGTCGTGAAGACAACATCACGACCCAGCCGGATGGCGCAATGGCCGAGTGCCTGGGCGATGTGACTCTTTCCGGTGCCGCAGGGGCCCACGATCAGGACACAGGCCTTTTCCTCCATGAAACGGCAGGTGGCCAAGTCCATTACCTGGGCCTTGTTGATGGCGGGATTGAAGGAAAAGTCGAAATCCTCCAGGGTTTTCTGATTGCGGAACCCGGCACGCCTGATCCGCATGTCGAATTTTCGTTGCGTACGGCGCGCCACCTCGTCCTGGATAAGGAGGGCGAGGAAGTCGGTATAGGCCATTTTTTCATCGATCGCCTGCCGGTTCCGGATCTCCAGGGAATCCATGATCCCGGAGAGGCGCAGCTGCTTGAGCATGGGGATCAGTTCGGGCATGGGATGCATATCGAGTCCTCCTTGGACGAAGAGGTTGTGACCACTCTCGAGCATGTTCTTTGAAAACGTCCTTTGCCGGTATAGGTTGCCGGCAGGGGTGTGGGAACGGGATCGTCGGGCAGTTGATCGAGCCCCTTTGCCAGGATGGTCTTGACCGTGATGTACTTTGGACTGTCAAAGAAAAGAGCACGCCGACAGGCGGCTTCCAGGCGGACCTGACCATACTTCCCGGCAAGGCCGATGACTCCCTGGGCAGCCCTGAGATTGTCCAGGACTCGGTGAGCGAAAAGAGACTCGATGAGACGTAAACAGTTGGGGCCTGTTACACCAGCCTGCCTGAGGCACCATTGCGGGTCACGCATCAGGTAGGCCACGGCATCGGGCGGCAGGTGACCGATGATGGTCGATTTCTCGCCGGGCCTGTGTTTCCGGGGATGAACCGCCACCAGTTCGTGATCGTGAAAGATCTTGACGGTCGTTTCCGTGGCCTTGACCCAGAGCTGTTTGCGGACCAGCCTGTAGGGTGCCGAGTAAAAGCATTTTTCAAATTGCAGATGACAGTTGCCATGCAGCTTGTGTGCAGACCAGACCGCCAGCTCCGGCACCTTGGCCGGCAGGGGCTTGAGCAGGTGTTTTTCCGCTTCTGCAAAGAGGGAAAGCGGCTTCTGTCTGGTAGTGCCATGGACACGGTTGCCGGCGCTCTCCATGATCCATTTGCGCAGTTGGCGGTTGGCATCACCAAGGCTTCTGAATCGGCGTAAAGGCAGGAAGCTGCGCTTGATATACTTGACTCCGGCCTCGACCCTGCCTTTTTTCCTTGGCTCGTTGGGCGGACAGGGCGAGACCAGGAAACCATAGCCTTCGGCCAGTTCAGCATAGGAACGCTGGATCCTGGGATCCCGCCAGCATGCCCTGGTGATGGCGGACTTCAGGTTGTCGACCACCACCTTTTTCGGGATACCGCCGAAGAATTCAAAGGCCCGTCGGTG encodes:
- a CDS encoding transposase; translation: MKASIRQAAHIEQIRLRKDLNADALFATMRSGFEKIKDHRPGQVKHTLADTLMSAFAMFSLKDPSLLAFDCRRLDDPDNLKTIYGMATIPSDTSMREILDPVDPTLLRPLFKDAFRPLQRGKVLEKMVFMEEGYLLNLDGTGYFSSSKLYSPACLEKKSRSGKITYHLQAVGAAVVHPGFREMIPLCPEIIRKQDGTTKQDCERNAVRRMLVKLRQDHPHLKFIVNEDSLASNAPHIRDLRELGFRYILGVKEGDHKFLFEYVDQAVEDGQAVELVLPDTKKEEISHCFRIVYHAPLNKGNQDIRVTFVEYWEDNPKRKKPLRFSWITDLSVTPDNVYQFMRGARARWKIENETFNTLKNQGYQFGHNFGLGKQHLSEVFVHLMMLAFLVDQIQQLCCPLFKAARKLYRTNRSFWEKVRYHFYGYVLKTMEELYYTLLLARRRNLTS
- the istA gene encoding IS21 family transposase; translation: MDQYEFIRTAHRVYGKNISELSRMTGHSRNTVKKALRGEPWGYSERKNQPYPVLGRYLEVIDGWLEGDRAVPKKQRHTSRRIYHRLVEEYGYSGGESTVRRYVRIAKARLGLNVPGAFIPCDPEAGLEAEVDWGTATVVLGGKRQTIKLFCMRSRYSGKHFVRAYPCERQQAFFDAHQHGFQFFGGIFPVLIYDNLTTAVRKVLQGRNRIEQESFVKFRSYHNFEARFTNPAAGNEKGGVEGLVGFSRRNYLVPIPVVDSLEELNRNLLKRCQAYGGHIISGREHTVNELHAMEKERLLTLPAQVYSNQLSTSGKVDKFGTVIVDKNRYSVPTSLVGHQVSILLGVDRVSIYLRSQKVAEHERVFGNNKWQLDPDHYLDLLRQRPMAFDSARPIRQWRSRWPACYESLLERFQQAQGETRGIKDFLSVLMLHRRYTATEVEAAVELAVEQGISSSEGVRHVLIYANEPRVETAPLDGWETIAPADIRQYGQLGGVQ
- a CDS encoding histidine kinase dimerization/phospho-acceptor domain-containing protein — its product is MAHDFNNLLTVINGYAEMALMRIDENNPLYNAVTSIRQAGKKAENLTSQLLAFSRKQIYKPEVLNINNAIKSLDNMLPAIPGGR
- the istA gene encoding IS21 family transposase — encoded protein: MFQYRQILAYMRSGQSDRQIAKAGLMGRAKASEFRRIATEKGWLSPKRPLPDDHTLAAVLKRPRRPASGSILAPYHEKIKSWHRQGISGTTIHQALVRDHGFSGSYSAVRRYLQQLKNDSPEATVMLDFKPGEVAQVDFGKGPKITDTTTGEVFSTWFFVMTLAFSRHQYAEIVRDQKIHTWLGCHRRAFEFFGGIPKKVVVDNLKSAITRACWRDPRIQRSYAELAEGYGFLVSPCPPNEPRKKGRVEAGVKYIKRSFLPLRRFRSLGDANRQLRKWIMESAGNRVHGTTRQKPLSLFAEAEKHLLKPLPAKVPELAVWSAHKLHGNCHLQFEKCFYSAPYRLVRKQLWVKATETTVKIFHDHELVAVHPRKHRPGEKSTIIGHLPPDAVAYLMRDPQWCLRQAGVTGPNCLRLIESLFAHRVLDNLRAAQGVIGLAGKYGQVRLEAACRRALFFDSPKYITVKTILAKGLDQLPDDPVPTPLPATYTGKGRFQRTCSRVVTTSSSKEDSICIPCPN
- a CDS encoding IS1634 family transposase gives rise to the protein MAHLHKKMKKGRPYYYVREIARVDGKPKVINQIYLGSPERILEMAQGGNSMPKKIQAQAFGALWLANLVEKEIDLAGLIDGIVAEEKDNAPSVGEYFLYAVYNRMIQACSKRAMPGWYKATAIQHIRPVQIDELNSQMFWFKWNQVGERQLQQIAKDFLRRISRIESSSSDCFMFDTTNYYTFMATDTESVLAQRGKSKEGRNWLRQIGVALLVSRDKRIPLYYREYEGNRHDSKMFLQTMEDMFRVMRDSAGEDGALTVVFDKGMNSEDNIAAIDAREGVNFITTYSTHYADHLVHVDLDRFKPVDTRKNRKLAQKGREDDRLLAWRTQGEYWGRKRTVVVTYNPLTAAKQRYAFEKKMLRLQDTLFEFQSRVNRQAPYWRKQSVVLKRYMDICSELHIPSDLYKVEFYVTDKRLRMNFRKNHYRIGRYIDRFGKNIIITNITDWSTDEIVQASLDRWTVEDAFRLTKDESQVALRPVRHWTDSKIRCHIFTCIAALALLRIIELRLRKAGVNMTAKAAMRHMGNLHSCLLWLPGKRKAVRMLEEPDEAQADIMRAFGWKIAGGVLQEI
- a CDS encoding response regulator, which produces MLRRLIWEDISIKTILAEDLPNIKADKSQIDQILINLVLNARDALGAVLEPNFKKKIIIETGNVILDNEDVSSHSGGKKGQHVFFAVSDNGIGMTKETKRQIFEPFFTAKEKGTGLGLSMVYGIVKQNNGSIYVYTEPDEGTMFKIYWPVCNEEVSLEKNIHEETVKLSSNETILLVEDDENVRNFASVTLESLGYKVYQASNGRIALDLIHSGECKFDLILTDLIMPEMNGKELVEQVKKILPESKVIYVSGYTDNHIVHNGLLEEGVKFLHKPYSVDSLAKIIRQVLDQK
- a CDS encoding transposase → MEDSINSCLKDADLKTARAWALKENIRKLWDYKCSHWAWHHWKRWFFWATHSRLEPVRKAAYTLKNHLYGIMNYFKHRITNGAAEGINSRIATLLKTACGFRNKARLRIAILFHFGGLEMYPVTH
- the istB gene encoding IS21-like element helper ATPase IstB; its protein translation is MHPMPELIPMLKQLRLSGIMDSLEIRNRQAIDEKMAYTDFLALLIQDEVARRTQRKFDMRIRRAGFRNQKTLEDFDFSFNPAINKAQVMDLATCRFMEEKACVLIVGPCGTGKSHIAQALGHCAIRLGRDVVFTTQTKLLGQLQAARATNTYDRRLNTLAKVDLLIIDDFGLKPLRTPQDEDIHDLIGERYERRSTIITSNLDLSEWRDAFPNKLLGAATIDRIRHGAYCVVLDGKSYRTTKPLPKPQKKEVEKTEKSSKN
- a CDS encoding ISL3 family transposase; the protein is MHDHAEERTWRHLDSCQFQTFLHARPPRMKCSRHGVRRVRLPWAEPHARFTLLFEGFAIDVLLHTSIQAARRILRVSWDEAYHLMERAVTRGLRRKGCKTIPVIGVDEKSVGKGQRNYVTVVSDLGRSTVEEVIVGRSSRSLETYFQQLTPQQRDTIEAVSMDMSSAYISAVEKTWPEDGRDKIVFDRFHVMKQLGDAVDKVRRQEHKALLRAGSSLLTGTRYIWLYARENLPEKYWNRFFRLTGVYRDSPFLTKKLQEFS